The Maridesulfovibrio sp. genomic sequence CAGAATGATATTCACCTTGCGCTGTCCCGGACCGTAAATATCCACGGTAAGGGTATCCGCAGCAAAAAGGTTTCCGGCAGCAAGCAGCAATAGCAACATTACGGCCAGCAACCCGAAAACGTATTTTATACTTAACTTAAATCTTTTCATAATTATAAAACCTGACCTACTGATCGAGATCGTGCAGGTTAAAGTTAACAACAATGGTTCTGATAGAATTTCCCGGAGGCTCGGGAAGCACTTCGGTATCACGCAATGCGGTCATTACCGAGTCATCAAAATCAGCATTGCCTGACGAATTCAGCAGCTTTATGTTGCTGATTTCACCGTTTGATTTCAACTGAATCTGTATCTGGGCAACCAGATTATCTTTCTGTCCGAAAACAGGATAGCGCCAGTTTTTTCGCACCGCCTCCATAACAATGGAAGCATAAACCTGAACCAACCCGGAAGCACCGGCAGTACCATCTGCCGATCCGGTTACAGCTGTTGCTTTAGCACTCTCGGTGAGAGATGCCAGATCACTGGCAACAGCCTGCCTTTCTGCCTTTTCCTGTTTTTCCACCAGCTTTGTAAGGGAGGCTAGGTCGGCAGCCAGAGCGTCCTCTGCCGAAACTTCAGGTTTCTTTTGCTCTTTTTTAGAAGGTGTCTTTGCCGCAACTTTTGTCTCTGCCTTTTTCGGTGGTTCCGTCTTTTTGACCGGTTGCTCGACCTTTTTTTCCGGCTTTTTCTTTGTTGTAGTCTCTACTTTTTTGGATGAAATTTTCTTGGTTTCCGGTTTTGGTTTGGCTTTCGGCTTGGGAGCAGGCTTGGGAGCTGCCTTTGGAGCAGTAGTTTTAGCTGTTTCTGGCTTGGCCTTGGGTACCGCTTTTGGTTTGGCATCTGGAATAGCAACAGCGTTGGGTTTAGAAAGTTTCGGAGTTGTCTTGGCAGGAGCTTTTTTGACAGCAGGTGCAGAAGGCAAAGGAGCAAGGCTGACCAGATCAACCTTGTAAACAGGCATATCAAGTGAGATTCTCACCGGTGGTGAACTTGACCACGTCAGAACCAGAATTACCAGACCGGCATGGAGCAGTAAAGATATGAAAAGGCCGAGGATTTTCATCAATTAATTCGCCTGTGATATTCCTGAACTATTTCTTTTTCTTTTTTTCCACAGGTTCGGCAACTACGCCCAGCCTGTCGATTCCGGCAGCCTTGATTTCACCCATGACTTTAACCACTTCGCCGTAAGCCACATTCTTGTCTGCGCGCAGGAAAAGCATCTTATTCTGCTTTTTAACCAGCTTTTCAAGATGGCCCTGCAATTCGTCAAATCCGACCTTGTACTCATCAAGAAAGATTTCACCCTTATCGCTTATTGAGAGCACAAGGTGCTCATTATCCTGCGGCAGGGAACGCACGGTACGGGTCTGCGGAAGATCAACCTCAACCCCTTGAGTCATCAGCGGAGCCGTTACCATAAAGATAATCAGAAGCACCAGCATGACATCCACAAAAGGAGTCACGTTGATTTCGGCCAGCATGCCCCGGTTATTGGTGGAAACACCCATACCCTACTCCTCTGATGAATTTTTCCCGGAAGGCTCGACCCATGCGACTTCGCGCTCAACACGGTTGAGAAAAGTGCCTGCGAAGTTGACCAGCTCGGTCTCGATTCCGTTCAGTACTCCGAGAAAAAAGTTATAAAAAATGGTTGCCGGGATAGCTACAGCCAAGCCGATAGCTGTGGCGACCAGAGCTTCGGAAATACCGGGTGCGACCGCAGCCAGTGCGGCGGACTTGGCAGCACCGATGGAATGAAAAGAATTCATGATCCCCCAAACGGTACCGAACAGGCCTATGAACGGAGCACCGTTGGCACAGGTTGCCAGAAAAGAAAGGGATGAGGTAAGCTTTTTCATTTCCGAGCTGACTTTGCGGCGCAGAATCCTGCGCAGGGTATCCTTGATCAACCTGCGCTTGTGGCTGGCACTGACCGCAGATTTTTCCAGAACACGATATTCCTTAACTGCTGCGGTTCCGATGCGATTAAGTGGCGAGCTTTCAGTCTTGCTGATCTCAGTAAGTCCGGAAGAAAGAGAATCTGCTTCTTCCATAATTTTATTACCCTTAAGAATAAGAGTCCGCGCCCGGCCAAACGAAATCAACTTCCAAAAAATAATTGTCCAGCTCCAGAGAGACATGGCTGCCAGCAGACAAAGTACACCTTTGACTACAATGGTGGCCTGATCGAGCATAGCGATAATTCCGCCCTGGGGTAAGAAATCCATACTGCACCGCACCTTTGTTTTGCCTGCGCGTTAAAGCGTCCGGCATTTTATAAAAACTGTTTCAGCTTAAGCTCTGCACAATGGCAGGCAGAACATCTTCCGCCGCGCCCTGAATAAAAACATCGCTAAACGATGAGTAGGCGGACGGAGCCTTATTTATCTCAATAATTAATCCCCCGGCCTCCTGTATTCTCGGTGGAATCAAGCTGGCAGGGACAACACCCCCGGAGGTTCCGGTAACAATCACCAGATCGGACTGGTCGGCAAGCTCGAAAGCCGCCTTGTAAGCTTCAGACGGAATCTGCTCTCCGAAGAAAACCAGATCCGGCCTGATAACCCCTGAACATTGCGGACACCTGACCGGGAGTTCCATATCTTTGTGTATCTGCTCTGCTGGGTATGAGGAGAAGCACTCCATGCAGTAAAATTCGCTGCAATTACCATGAAATTCAATTACATTCACCGATCCTGCCCGCTGGTGAAGCCCATCGATATTCTGGGTTATAACACCTTGTATATGATCGCATTTTTCCAGCTCTGCCAACCCCTTATGCCCGGCATTAGGTTCAGCTTTTTTAAGCATGGCATCAGTTTCCAGCAGAAACTTCCAGACAGTAACCGGATCGGCTTTCAAAGCCCGGATAGATGCGACCTTCTCAGGATCGTATTTGGACCACAGTCCGCCAGGACTGCGGAAATCCGGTATTCCGCTGGCAACGGAGATTCCCGCCCCGGTCAAAGCGACGGCACAACGTGCTTTTTTAATCAGCTTTGTTGCCTGCTCTATTCCGGGTCCTAATTTATCCATAGTGCAGCCTGTTGACTAAGACCGCTTCATAATTTTCTGGACCAGTTCGCGGGAGTTTTCCTCAGCCTGCGCGTACTCTTCAATACTGAGCCCCGCACCGAGGGCGATCTTGCGGCGCATTTCAAGTCCCACCAGATCACCGGGAGCATGGGCATCATTATTTATGACCAGCTTGGCCCCGTGTTTACGGGCAAGATTTGCCACATGCCCGTTGGTCAGGCTGTGACCCTTGCGGGTGGTAATTTCCAGACAGACTCCGTACTCGGCAGCCAGTTTTACTTCCACATCGGTAATCAAACCGGGATGGGCCAAAACATCCACCCTGGCCTCAATCGCAGCGAGGTTTGTACCCTCCGCCACAGGCTCTACAATAGTTTCACCGTGGCAGACCACAATCTGCGCTCCGGCATTACGGGCATATTCAGTCATCTCACTGATCAGCCCCGGAGGGACGTGGGTTAATTCCACTCCGGCAAAGACATCAATATCAAAATAATGACCGTGTTTCTTTGCAAATCTGCAAATATTTTCGAGAATTATATCAATGTTACTGGAGTCGCCATGGTCGGTCATGGCCAGAGCCCGGTAACCGGCAACTTTGGCCCGTCGGGCCAGTTCAGCCGGAATGAGCTCCCCGTCACTGAAAACTGTGTGGGTATGTAAATCTATCATAAATTCGCCTTACATCTTATATTTAAAGTCATCGGGAGAAAGGCCTTCCAGCTCGTCTTCCCAACCGGATTTTTTTTCCATCTTTTCCTCAATGTCCTTTGTTCCGGCCACATCAAGAACCTTGTTGGATACCCGCACAGGACAGCCCGCACGCACAGCAAGGGCCACGGCATCGGATGGACGAGAATCAATTGCCACCATTTCACCTTCACGGCGGACCATTATTTCAGCGTAAAAAGTGCCTTTTTCAATATCAACGATATCAACGGAAACAATTTCACCGCCGAATGTAGCAATGGTGCTGAGCAGCAGATCATGAGTCATGGGCCGGGGAAATGAGACCTCGTTAAGCACCATCGAAATTGCCATGGCTTCCATGGCTCCGATCCAGATGGGCAGAACTACGCCCAGCTCTTCACTTTTCAGGACCAGAACCGGAGTCTCGGTATCGTTCTCCACCGCCAGACCGTAAACCTGCATTTCTACCATGGTTCTCCTACCTTCGCACCCACAAGGGAGTGATTCTTGGCTTCAGTGATCTTCACCTTGACCAGTTTGCCTCCGAGCTTCTGCTCTTCACCATAACCTGCAAAGTAAACATTGACCACCCGTCCTCCGGGATCTTTACCCCTCCAGGACATGCCGCCAGTCTCCTGTCTTTTACTGGGCCGTTCCAGCAGAACCACGGTATCACGACCGATTAAAGCCTCTAGACTTTCTCTAGTAATACGGTTTTGCCTTTCCTGCAAGCGGGCAAGTCTTGCCTGCGCAACATCTTCAGGAACTTTCGGTTTCATTTTAACAGCCGCAACGCCCGGACGGTCGGAATATTTAAAAGAAAAGCTGCTCTCATAGCGCACCCTTTCCAGCATATCCATGGTCTGTTCGAAATCCTCGTCCGTCTCACCGGGGAAACCGACAATCAAATCCGTAGTCAGTGAAATATCAGGACAGGCTTTTTTTAGCCCTTCAACTATTCCAAGATAACGCTCGCGATCATATTTGCGGCCCATTTTCTTCAAAATATTATCCGAACCGGACTGAACCGGCAGATGCAGGCTGGGGCACAGATTAGGCAATTCGCCAAAAGCCTTAATCACTTCCGGGGCAATGTCCTTTGGATGGGATGTGGTGAAACGGATACGTTCCAATCCCTCTATTGCGGAAATTTTATAAAGAAGCTGCGCGAAACTGATGTCTTCACCCTTCTTGTCCATACCAAAACTATTCACATTCTGGCCAAGCAGGGTAATCTCGCGAATGCCGGAATTTACAAGATGCCGGCATTCTTTGACCACCGCTTCGGATTCGCGAGATTTTTGCCGACCACGGGTATAAGGGACAATGCAGTAAGCGCAGAAGTTATCACAGCCCTGCATGATATTCACAAAGGCCTGACCGGGGATGGTGCCGATGCCGGGCGGAATCAGATCAAGATTGGGCTGAACTTCTCCCCCCTCCCGTTCGGGGTAATCTTTGAGGAAATCATTAAGAACGAGACGCTTTTCATGGTTTGCAGCAAGATCTTCCAGAGCGTCCGGAGCCTGCGCGATGCCGTCACTGCCGAAAACAAGACGCACGTGCGGAAATTTCTCGAGAAAGCCCTCACCGATCTGCTGCGCGACGCAACCGCCGACAGCAACGAAGCTGCCCGGTTTTTTACACAGCGGGGCCAACCTGCCCAGTACGCTGTAGACTTTCTGTTCCGGCTTTTCGCGCACGGAACAGGTGTTAATAATAAATATATCTGCTTCAGATTCAGAAACAGCTGTCCAACCACGGCTCTCCATGGCCCGGATCAGCCAGTCTGAATCGTGAACGTTCATCTGACATCCGAATGTTAGTACTGTAAATTTCATACCCGGCTCATACTCTATATGTATATGATGGTAAAGCTTGGGGGGGCAGCTTTAAAAGTTCTACGCATGAATAAATCCTTTATAAAAAAAAGGGGAAAACTTCTTACCCTCGTAAGAAGCTCTCCCCTAAATATTTATAATTCTGTTTGCTTTTTAGAAAAAATCGGGATCAACAGCAGCCTTGCCGTTTTCAAGCATGGTTTTGTAAAACCTGACTATCTTTTCATCCACCGGAACTATCGGAAAATTCCGACGGCAGGCATCACAGGTAGCCATGGCCGGCTGCGTCGGTGCGATGTATGGAACTTCCCGACCGCAAAACGGGCAGGGAAACATGAAAATCAACTCCATCCCACTGGGTTTAACCGGAGACAGAGGTTTGCGGCTTTCAGACATCAATTATCCTTTTAAAAGGTCTTTACCGGTCATTTCTGCGGGAACGGAAATGCCCATGAGATTTAGAATTGTGGGTGCTATGTCGCAAAGAGCGCCTTCAGCAGGAGTCTTGCCTTCAAATGCGCCACCGATGAAGACCAGCGGAACATTGTTCAGGCTGTGTGCGGTCTGCGGTCCGCCGTTGGCATCAATCATTTCCTCAGCATTACCGTGGTCGGCAGTAAGGAAAATGGCTCCCCCCTGCGCTTTCACTGCTTCTACAATTCTGCCGACACATGTGTCAACGGTCTCGCAGGCCTTGATTGCTGCCGGGATGATTCCAGAATGCCCGACCATGTCAAGGTTGGCGAGGTTGCAGATGCACAGCGGATAGTTCGGCAAAGCATCAATGAGTTTGTCAGTTACTTCCTCAGCACTCATCTGCGGCTTGAGATCGTAAGTAGCAACTTCACGCGGGGAAGGCACAAGAATACGATCCTCGCCTTCAAAAGGTTCTTCGCGTCCGCCGTTCATGAAATATGTCACGTGGGCATATTTCTCGGTTTCTGCAATACGCAACTGCTTCAACCCTTTATCCGCTACAACTTCCCCGATGGGGTTGCTGATGTTCAGCGGAGGAAATGCATTGGGAAAAGTAAAATCAGACTCATACTGGGTCATAGTTACAAAGCCGCTGAACTCAGGCGCCTTGGGACGATCGAACTCACTGAAATCCTTCACAGCAAGCACCCGGCAAAGCTGGCGGGCACGGTCTGCACGGAAGTTAAAAAAGAACACACCGTCACCATCTTTTAACGTTCCGTCTACACCGGAAAGCAAGCGAGGCTTAATGAATTCATCGGTTTCACCGGCGGCGTAGGCATCTTCAACGCCCTTGACCGAGTCTGCAACTTCCTGCCCTTCACCGAGAACCAAAGCCTTGTAGGAAAGTTCGTTACGCTCATAGTGCTTATCGCGATCCATGGAGTAATACCGACCGGAAATGGAAGCAACTTTACCGGCTCCGATTTCAGCCATCTTATCCACCAGCTTCTGCATATAGTCTTTGCCGCTGGTGGGAGAGGTATCACGTCCATCCATGAAAGCGTGAACAAAAATTTCCTTGACCCCGGCATCCTTGGCCACTTCAATCAAGGAATAAAGATGATTGATGTGGGAATGCACGCCGCCGTCTGAAAGCAGGCCCATGTAATGCAGACGCCCGCCCGCAGCTTTGACATCAGCCATAAGCTTGCTGATCGTCTTGTTGGCAGCCAACTCGTCTTTCTCAATTGCAATGTCGATACGAGTCATGTCCTGATAAACAACACGGCCTGCTCCGATATTGGTATGGCCGACCTCGGAGTTGCCCATGAATCCGTCAGGAAGGCCGACCGCGCGACCGGAGCATTTGAGCTGGGTCCGGGGACAGCTTTCCATCAACCCATCCAGAACGGGAGTGTTGGCAAGTTTAACTGCGTTACCTTTACCTTCAGGGGCAATTCCCCATCCATCCAGAATAAGCAGGACAGTAGGAGCACCGGTTTGCTCAGACATGTTTCTATTCCTCGCGCAGATTTAATCCTGCGGCTTAAGATTTAAATCAATCCTGGTACCTTCTGACCAGAGACCTTCCACGTTATAAAAACCGCGATTATCTTCCTGAAAAATGTGTACGATAATATCATTCAGATCGAGCAGAATCCAGTCCCCGGTCTTGTAACCTTCCATACCGAGATATTCGATATTTTCCTTGGAAAGCTGTTCCAGAACAAAATCAGCCAGAGCCTGAGCATGGCGCACACCTTTTGCCCCGGCTACCATCACAACTTCGGCAATGGGGCATATTCCCTGTACATCTACAGCAGAAACGTCACTGGCCTGTTTTTCGTCCAACCATTCAGCAACAAGCTGAACTTTATCCTTAGTATCGATCTGTTTAAATTTCTTTTCTTTAGTTTTCATTCTTTTGGTTTGATTAACCGGCGACTTCCCCTTTCGGAAAACGCACTTGAATCCGGACCGGAAACGGCGGGAATAAAGGGATTAACACCCCTGCGTGCCGGGAGTCCGTTACTACCGGCCAGACGCAGTTCTCACATTTCGTCCAAAGTACAATATGATTATATAGAGAATTTACGTCCGCTACGCAATCAATCAATAGCGTACTTTTAAATTATTTTCAATTATGAAAACAATTTTCGAAAACGAAAAAAACATAACACCCCCTCATTACACCCGGCAAATGGTGCTTTATGGATTCTCCGGGTTGACGCGGGGCAAAC encodes the following:
- a CDS encoding TonB family protein, whose protein sequence is MKILGLFISLLLHAGLVILVLTWSSSPPVRISLDMPVYKVDLVSLAPLPSAPAVKKAPAKTTPKLSKPNAVAIPDAKPKAVPKAKPETAKTTAPKAAPKPAPKPKAKPKPETKKISSKKVETTTKKKPEKKVEQPVKKTEPPKKAETKVAAKTPSKKEQKKPEVSAEDALAADLASLTKLVEKQEKAERQAVASDLASLTESAKATAVTGSADGTAGASGLVQVYASIVMEAVRKNWRYPVFGQKDNLVAQIQIQLKSNGEISNIKLLNSSGNADFDDSVMTALRDTEVLPEPPGNSIRTIVVNFNLHDLDQ
- the tolR gene encoding protein TolR, whose amino-acid sequence is MGVSTNNRGMLAEINVTPFVDVMLVLLIIFMVTAPLMTQGVEVDLPQTRTVRSLPQDNEHLVLSISDKGEIFLDEYKVGFDELQGHLEKLVKKQNKMLFLRADKNVAYGEVVKVMGEIKAAGIDRLGVVAEPVEKKKKK
- a CDS encoding MotA/TolQ/ExbB proton channel family protein, producing the protein MDFLPQGGIIAMLDQATIVVKGVLCLLAAMSLWSWTIIFWKLISFGRARTLILKGNKIMEEADSLSSGLTEISKTESSPLNRIGTAAVKEYRVLEKSAVSASHKRRLIKDTLRRILRRKVSSEMKKLTSSLSFLATCANGAPFIGLFGTVWGIMNSFHSIGAAKSAALAAVAPGISEALVATAIGLAVAIPATIFYNFFLGVLNGIETELVNFAGTFLNRVEREVAWVEPSGKNSSEE
- a CDS encoding NAD-dependent deacylase; this translates as MDKLGPGIEQATKLIKKARCAVALTGAGISVASGIPDFRSPGGLWSKYDPEKVASIRALKADPVTVWKFLLETDAMLKKAEPNAGHKGLAELEKCDHIQGVITQNIDGLHQRAGSVNVIEFHGNCSEFYCMECFSSYPAEQIHKDMELPVRCPQCSGVIRPDLVFFGEQIPSEAYKAAFELADQSDLVIVTGTSGGVVPASLIPPRIQEAGGLIIEINKAPSAYSSFSDVFIQGAAEDVLPAIVQSLS
- a CDS encoding histidinol phosphate phosphatase domain-containing protein — encoded protein: MIDLHTHTVFSDGELIPAELARRAKVAGYRALAMTDHGDSSNIDIILENICRFAKKHGHYFDIDVFAGVELTHVPPGLISEMTEYARNAGAQIVVCHGETIVEPVAEGTNLAAIEARVDVLAHPGLITDVEVKLAAEYGVCLEITTRKGHSLTNGHVANLARKHGAKLVINNDAHAPGDLVGLEMRRKIALGAGLSIEEYAQAEENSRELVQKIMKRS
- a CDS encoding bifunctional nuclease family protein, producing MVEMQVYGLAVENDTETPVLVLKSEELGVVLPIWIGAMEAMAISMVLNEVSFPRPMTHDLLLSTIATFGGEIVSVDIVDIEKGTFYAEIMVRREGEMVAIDSRPSDAVALAVRAGCPVRVSNKVLDVAGTKDIEEKMEKKSGWEDELEGLSPDDFKYKM
- the miaB gene encoding tRNA (N6-isopentenyl adenosine(37)-C2)-methylthiotransferase MiaB, whose product is MKFTVLTFGCQMNVHDSDWLIRAMESRGWTAVSESEADIFIINTCSVREKPEQKVYSVLGRLAPLCKKPGSFVAVGGCVAQQIGEGFLEKFPHVRLVFGSDGIAQAPDALEDLAANHEKRLVLNDFLKDYPEREGGEVQPNLDLIPPGIGTIPGQAFVNIMQGCDNFCAYCIVPYTRGRQKSRESEAVVKECRHLVNSGIREITLLGQNVNSFGMDKKGEDISFAQLLYKISAIEGLERIRFTTSHPKDIAPEVIKAFGELPNLCPSLHLPVQSGSDNILKKMGRKYDRERYLGIVEGLKKACPDISLTTDLIVGFPGETDEDFEQTMDMLERVRYESSFSFKYSDRPGVAAVKMKPKVPEDVAQARLARLQERQNRITRESLEALIGRDTVVLLERPSKRQETGGMSWRGKDPGGRVVNVYFAGYGEEQKLGGKLVKVKITEAKNHSLVGAKVGEPW
- the gpmI gene encoding 2,3-bisphosphoglycerate-independent phosphoglycerate mutase, with product MSEQTGAPTVLLILDGWGIAPEGKGNAVKLANTPVLDGLMESCPRTQLKCSGRAVGLPDGFMGNSEVGHTNIGAGRVVYQDMTRIDIAIEKDELAANKTISKLMADVKAAGGRLHYMGLLSDGGVHSHINHLYSLIEVAKDAGVKEIFVHAFMDGRDTSPTSGKDYMQKLVDKMAEIGAGKVASISGRYYSMDRDKHYERNELSYKALVLGEGQEVADSVKGVEDAYAAGETDEFIKPRLLSGVDGTLKDGDGVFFFNFRADRARQLCRVLAVKDFSEFDRPKAPEFSGFVTMTQYESDFTFPNAFPPLNISNPIGEVVADKGLKQLRIAETEKYAHVTYFMNGGREEPFEGEDRILVPSPREVATYDLKPQMSAEEVTDKLIDALPNYPLCICNLANLDMVGHSGIIPAAIKACETVDTCVGRIVEAVKAQGGAIFLTADHGNAEEMIDANGGPQTAHSLNNVPLVFIGGAFEGKTPAEGALCDIAPTILNLMGISVPAEMTGKDLLKG
- the rsfS gene encoding ribosome silencing factor, with translation MKTKEKKFKQIDTKDKVQLVAEWLDEKQASDVSAVDVQGICPIAEVVMVAGAKGVRHAQALADFVLEQLSKENIEYLGMEGYKTGDWILLDLNDIIVHIFQEDNRGFYNVEGLWSEGTRIDLNLKPQD